The Stigmatella aurantiaca genome includes the window GACCTCGAATAAGAACAGGAACCGGCAGGTGAAGTGTTAAACGGTTGATCCGCGAAAGTTTGTAGCGGTATGGGCCGCCCTCCGTCAACGACGCCCCGGGAGAACCTCGTGGACATCCACGCCGAGAAAATCCTCATTCTCGACTTTGGCAGTCAGTACACCCAGCTCATCGCCCGGCGGGTCCGGGAATTGGGCGTCTACTGTGAGATTCACCGGCCGGACCTCCCCGCCGGGGAAATCCGCCGGTTTGCCCCCCGCGGCATCATCCTGTCCGGGGGCCCCGCCTCCGTGGAGACCGAGGGCTCGCCCCGGTGTGACCCGTTCGTCTTCGACGCGGGCGTGCCGGTGCTGGGCATCTGCTATGGCCTGCAACTGCTGGCCAAGCTGCTCGGGGGCAAGCTGGACCGCTCGGCGCACCGGGAATACGGCAACGCCGAGGTGGAGGTGCTGACGGCCCGGGGGCCCTTCGCGGCGTTCCACCCGGGCGAGCGGCTGAAGGTGTGGATGAGCCACGGGGACCGGGTGGACGCGCTCCCGCCAGGGTTCGAGGCCATTGGCCGCAGCGGCAACTCGCCCTTCGCGGCGGCCGCGCACACGAGCAAGCCCTTCTACGGGCTCCAGTTCCACCCCGAGGTGGTCCACACCGCGCAGGGCAAGGCCATGCTGCGGGCGTTCCTGTTCGCCGACTGCAAGGTGAGCGGCACCTGGACGATGAAGGGCTTCATCCAGGAGGCGGAAGAAGCCATCCGCCGGCAGGTGGGCGAGGAGGGGCGGGTCATTTGCGGCCTGTCCGGCGGGGTGGACAGCTCGGTGGCGGCGCTGCTCCTGCACCGGGCGATTGGCCCCCGGCTGCAGTGCATCTTCGTGGACAACGGGCTTCTGCGGCAGGACGAGCGGGCGCAGGTGGAGGCGCTCTTCGTGGACCGCTTCCACGTGCCGCTGAAGACGGTGGATGCGCGGGAGCGCTTCCTGGAGAAGCTCGCCGGGGTGACGGACCCGGAGAAGAAGCGCAAGACCATCGGCCGCGAGTTCATCGCGGTGTTCGAGGAGGCCGCGCGCGAGGTGCAGGACGCGGGCTTCCTGGCCCAGGGCACGCTCTACCCGGACGTCATCGAATCCGTCTCGTACAAGGGCCCCTCGGTCACCATCAAGAGCCACCACAACGTGGGCGGGCTGCCCGAGCAGATGAAGCTCAAGCTGGTGGAGCCGCTGCGCGAGCTGTTCAAGGACGAGGTGCGGGTGCTGGGCCGGGAGCTGGGGCTGCCCGAGGAGATGGTGAACCGGCAGCCGTTCCCCGGGCCGGGCCTGGCCATCCGCGTGCTGGGCGAGGTGACGGAGACGCGGCTGGCGCTGGTGCGCCGCGCGGATGCCATCGTCCAGGAGGAGATCCGCACGGCGGGGCTCTACACGGAGCTGTGGCAGGCGTTCGCGGTGCTGCTGCCCGTGCAGAGCGTGGGGGTGATGGGGGACGAGCGCACCTACGAGTCCACCTGCGTGCTGCGCGCGGTGACGAGCGTGGACGGGATGACGGCGGACTGGGCGCGGCTGCCGTACCCGGTGCTGGAGCGCATCTCCACGCGCATCACCAACGAGGTGCGCGGCATCAACCGCGTCGTGCTCGACATCTCGTCGAAGCCGCCGGCCACCATCGAGTGGGAGTAGCCCTCAGGGGCGGGCAGGGGAGGGAACGAACTCATCCTCTGCCCTGGGAGCGAAGCACGCCTCCACGTCCGCGTCGCGGACCTCGGCCAGGGTGGCGGGGTTCCAGCGCGGACGCTGGTCCTTGTCCACGAGCACGGCGCGGATGCCCTCCCGGAAGTCCGGCAACACGGTGAGCGTCTGGCTGAGCCGGTACTCGATGCGGACCACCTCGTCATAGGGCAGCGGGCGGCACCTCCGGAGCTGGCGCAGCGTCACCTTCAGGCTCGTGGGCGACATCCGGGCGAGGGTGGCCCGGGTGGCCTCGGCCCACTCGGTACCCTCGGCGGCGAGCGCGGAGAGGATGTCCTCCACCCGGTCCGCCGCGAAGCACCGGTCCACCCCCGCCTGGTGCGCGCGCAACGGCGCGGGCCCCGCGTCCGTGGCGAAGGAGGCCAGGAGCCGGGTGGTGACCTCGTGGGCCGTGCCCGTATTCCAGTCGGCGGAGACCAGGGCCTCCAGCAGCGCCTCGAGCCGGGAGTGCTCCACGTGGTGGGTGCCGTAGCCGAGCCACATCGCATCCGCGGCGTTGGCGCGGGTGCCGGTGAGCCCCAGGTATGTGCCCATGGCGCCCGGAAAGCGCGGGAGGAACCAGCCGCCGCCCACGTCCGGGAAGAAGCCGATGGCCGTCTCGGGCATGGCGAACATGAGCCGCTCGGTGACGACGCGGTGAGAGCCGTGCATGGAGAGCCCGAGCCCACCGCCCATGCTGATGCCATCCACGAGCGCGATGAAGGGCTTCTCGAAGTGGTGGATGCGGTGGTTGAGCGCGTACTCGCCCCGGAAGTACTCGCGGGCCAGGGGGGACTGGCCCTCGGGAACGGGCGCATCAAGGGATGCGGCCACGGCGCGCACGTCACCGCCCGCGCAGAAGGCCTTTCCACCCGCGCCGCGAATCACCACGGCCTTCACCGAGGGCTCGCGGGCCCAGGCCTCCAGCTGCGGGTGAATGGCCCGGATCATCCCCAGATCGAGCGCGTTGAGCGCCCGGGGGCGCTCGAGCGTCACCAGTCCAATGGGGCCTCGCGTCTCCAGCACAACGTCATGGCTCATGGGGGCATGTACCTCACTGAGAGGGGGCGTTCACATCGATGAGGATTCGGTGGCGGTAGAGCTCGAGCAGGATGTCCTCGTGGAGGTCCGCCTGCTTCTCGTCCCGGAGCCGCTGGCGCACGGTCTCCACGGGCTGCTTGCCGTTGAACTCCACGAGCAGGCTGTAGGCTTCGCCCGGCAGGGCGACGGCGTCGAACTCGCTGTAGGAGGCCAGGGCGATGCTCCCATCCGGGAGCCACTGCACGGTGGCGCCGGGGTTGAGCTTGAGCACCTGGGGGAGCTGGGGGGCCACGGCCGCCCCGTGGCGCTGCTTCAGGATGGACAGCTCGATGGTCCCATCGATGCCCAGGAGGTTCTCGAAGTCCTTCACGGAGAGGGCGCGGACACTCTCGTAGCAGGCCTTGTAGAACTCGGCTTCCCGTCCGGCCCAGCCGCCCCACAGCTCGGCATAGTCTTTTTCGGGCGGGGGCTGGTCATCCAGGTCCTCCACGGTGAGCGGCACCGTGGCGGCGTCGGCCTTGTCGCGGCCGGTGAGCACATAGTCCGGCAGGTGCTGGAGCAGCGCGTGGCGCGACAGCTGGATCTCCGCCAGGGTGAGCCACGTCTTGAGGGTCATCCAGAACTTCCGGCCGTCGGCGCCCGCCACGTACTTGCAGAAATACGTGGAGCACACCGCCTCGCGGTAGCGCCAGATGGTGCACAGGCCGCCCTGGCCCTCGTAGTACGGGCAGCGCAGGGACTGGGTCCGCCCGAAGGCTTGCCGGGCGTTGTTATAGAGGAGGGTGTAGCGGGGAGGGGCCTTGAGCCACTGGGGGTTCACGGCCACGCGCCGGGCCAGCTTCTCCTGGATGCGCCGGCGGCCCTCGGCCATGGCGGCGTCCTCGTCCGAGAGGATAGCGCCCACCAGATAATTGGGCAGCCGGGGGTGGTAGGTGCAGCACTTGGTGTCCGGCCGGAAGAACCGGGTCACCCCGTCCACGGACTCGATGGGGTTTGGGTTCGAGGCCTCGCACATGGCGCACGACGAGCACGTGGCCTTGGTCTCCTCGGGGACAGGCCCCTGGAAGAACGAGGGAAAGAGGGACCGGTAGAGCGCAGGCAGGCTGTCCAGCAACTGGGGCATGCAGGAGGGTCCTTAGAAGAGATCGCCGATACCACCAAAGACGCTGAAGAAGGCGTCTATCCCCAGATCGATGAGGTCCACCCCATCGCTCACGGCCTCCACGATGTCCACACCATTGGATCCTTCGGAAGGGGTTGCTTGAGGGGGAGGGTTCCCCAGGGTCCGGGACACCTGCCGCGCCTGGCCATCGAGCGTCCGGAAGACCCCTTCCATCCCGAGCTGGTCCATGAGGAGCTGGGCGGCCACGGCGGGGGCCAGAACCGCGCCCGTGACGGCCGCGGCCTTCTTCGCGTCGTCGAGCGTGATGCCCACGGCCTTGGGGTCCAGGATACAGAGCGGCGCATGACACGCCGGGCAGGCGGTGTCCTTGGCCAGCGAAATAGACCCGCCACAATCGGAGCATTGCAGGAGCTGCGCGTGCTTCTTCAGCTCCGTGAGCTGCCGGGCGGAGAGGTTGCGGACAATTCCCTTCTCCCTCAGGAACTGGAAGAAGGTGATGAAGCGCCCATGGGCGGAGGGGCAGCGGAAATACTGGAAGCGGTTGTCCCGCACCATGTCGTGCGTGCGCGACAGCACCTCCCGGCAACGGGGGCACTTCATCGCGTGGAGGAGCTGCGTGCGCGCGCTCCGCTTGCCGTGCATCTCGCGGAACAGCTGGAGCACCCCCGCAGCGGACAGCTGGGGGCTCTCCTGAGCGTCGAACCACACACCGTGGCAGGCGTGGCAGACATCCAGGAGCACCTGTCCGCCATGGAGTTTGTCGAAGGCCTGCTCGGCCGCGGTGGATTGGCAACCAGGACAGTTCATGAAACCCGCCATCCTACAAAGAGAAGGGCTGTCCAGGGGATCCCGGACAGCCCTTGAACGTCATGGCCTCGAAAGGCCGGGACTCACCCCGCCGGGGGGCTCTTCACGGTGGGGGCCTTGGTGGGACGCAGCTCCTCGAGCAGGCGCGTGGCGCCGTAGACCGTCTTCAGCGACTCGGAGATGGCCTCGCTGTGCACGGAGACGGCCCGGTTGACGCTCTCGTCGAAGCCGAACTCGCCGCCCAGGGACTGGATGTTGCCGTCGAAGACCAGGCCGACGATCTCCGCGTCCTTGTTGATGACGGGCGAGCCGGAGTTACCGCCGATGATGTCGTTGGTGCTGGCGAAGTTCATGGGGGTGTTGGCCTTGATCTTGTTCTTCGCATCCAGCCAGGTCTTCGGCAGCGCGAAGGGGTCCTCGCCGGTGTGCCGGTCGAAGGTGCCGCCCATGACGGTGACGGGGGCGACCTTCTTGCCGTCCTCCGTGTAGCCCTTCACCGAGCCGTAGGACAGGCGGAGGCTGAAGGTGGCGTCCGGGTAGACGTTGGTGCCGTACACGTCGAACTTCGCCTTGGCCACCAGCTCGCTGTTCTTGCGGATGACCGAGTCGATGTTCTCGTCGTAGTTCTTCCGGATGGCGCGGGCATCGGGCTCCACGAGCCGGGCCAGGGCGATCATCGGATCCTTGGACTCGGTGATGGCCTTCTTGCCGCCCTCGAAGAGCTGCTGGCGGACCTTGACGTCACGCAGCTGGCTGCCGTTCACCACGCGGGTGGCCAGCGTCAGGGGCGACTCCTTGCCCAGCACCTTCTTCACGAACGGGTGGTCCGAGCCCAGCTCCTCGCGCAGCTTGGTGAGGCTGAACTCCAACCGGGCAATCTCCAGCTCCGGGTAGATGGGCGCCGGGCTGAAGAGCTGGGCCTTGAGGGCCGGCAGGTTCGAATCCGCGAACTCGCGCAGCCGCTGGCCGTTCTCCTTGGGCAGTTCCTCGGCGCCGCGCACCAGCGCCATGGCCAGGGAGTACATCTGCGAGCTGAAGCCCGCGTTCTTCTCGATGAAGGTGTAGTCCTTGCGGATGTTCTTGAGCTGCTCCTGCGCCTTGGCGATCTCATCCCACGCCGCGCCGTATTTCTGCTTCAGCTCCGGGGAGGCGTTGACCTTCTGGCGCAGCTCCTGCTCGGCGGCCACTTTCTGCGCAAAGAACGCCTTGTCCAGCAGGGCCTCGTGACGGCCTTTCTGCGCCTTGACGCCGTTCTCCACGCCAAAAAGCATGTTGTTGGAGATGCGCTTCTGCTCGGGGCCGCGCTTCTGGAACTCGGTGATCATTCCGCGCATCTCGGACATGAACATCAGGGTCTTCGGCAGCACCACGTCCCGGTGGTACTCCAGCTCCGCGATGGTCAGCCCGCGGGAGGTGCGGCCCGGGTGCCCGGAGATGAACGTCAGATCGCCTTCCTTCACACCCGACTTGGACCACTTGAAGTAGTGGTTCTGGGGGGCCGACTTTCCGTCCTGGTAGACGCGCACGAAGCTGACGTCCAGGTCGTACCGGGGGAACTCGAAGTTGTCCGGATCGCCGCCAAAGAAGGCGATGGCGTGCTCCGGGGCGAACACCAGGCGCACGTCCTGGAAGCGGCGGTACTTGTAGAGGTTGTACTTGCCGCCCTGGTAGAGCGTCACCACGTCACAGCGGACCTGGTCGCTGGTGGCGCATTCCTTCTCGATCTTCGACATCTCGGCCTTGAGCGTGTCGCTGTACTCCTTGCCGGTGCGGCCCTGGGTGGCCGTGTTGAGCCGGTCCGTGACGTCGGTGATCTCCGCCAGCTGGTTGATCTCCATGGCGGGGCACTGGATTTCGTCCGCGAGCGTCTTCGCGTAGAAACCGTTGGCGATGTAGTCCTTCTGGGCGGTGGAGAGCTGCTCGATGCAGCCCCGGGTGCAGTGGTGATTGGTCATCACCAGGCCGTTGGCGGAGACGAAGCTCGCCGAGCAGCCGCCGGCCAGGCGCGCCGAGGACAGGCGCACCTTGTCGAGCCACTGGGGCGTGGGCTCGAAGCCGTACTTGGACTTCACCGCGGCGGAGGGGAAATTGTTGTAGGTCCACATGCCCTCGTCGGCGAGCGCGGGGAGCGCTCCCACCAGGGCGGCTACGACGGCCAGATGCCTCATTGCGAAAGTCCTTTCCGGCAACGACGGGTGCCGGGCGTTCTGCGGGAACCCATCCAGCCGGTCAAGCGGGGAAAAATTCCCGGACCCGCTCAACGGCCCAACCGGCCACCGATTGCCGGGGGCAGTGGGGGCCGCGAACAGGAACCCTGGGCCCCTCGGCGCCGCGAACGCTTAGTTTACATAACGCATCTTATCAGACTCCACCTATGGGCCGTTTCCCGAGGGGAAATCCCCGGTCCTCCCTTAGGACTTCTCGGTTCCCGGCCTGGGACGTAGCTTGTCCGGCCTATGCGCCTGGCCCGGATTGGTTCCCTCGTTCTCTGCACCTCGGTGCTTCTGACTGGCTGTCCGGACAAGCAGTCCGCGGGTCCGCAGGATTCCGGTATCGCCCCTGCCGCCGCCCCGGATGCGAACCTGCCGCCCGAGGCCACCGCGTTCACGCTCCGGTATCAGCTCAACGACGCGGGCCTGGAGCCCATCGCGATGACCGTCGATGAGCGGCCCAGCATCGAGTCCACCTCGGTACTGGAGCTGCGCAGCTCGCGG containing:
- the guaA gene encoding glutamine-hydrolyzing GMP synthase, whose product is MDIHAEKILILDFGSQYTQLIARRVRELGVYCEIHRPDLPAGEIRRFAPRGIILSGGPASVETEGSPRCDPFVFDAGVPVLGICYGLQLLAKLLGGKLDRSAHREYGNAEVEVLTARGPFAAFHPGERLKVWMSHGDRVDALPPGFEAIGRSGNSPFAAAAHTSKPFYGLQFHPEVVHTAQGKAMLRAFLFADCKVSGTWTMKGFIQEAEEAIRRQVGEEGRVICGLSGGVDSSVAALLLHRAIGPRLQCIFVDNGLLRQDERAQVEALFVDRFHVPLKTVDARERFLEKLAGVTDPEKKRKTIGREFIAVFEEAAREVQDAGFLAQGTLYPDVIESVSYKGPSVTIKSHHNVGGLPEQMKLKLVEPLRELFKDEVRVLGRELGLPEEMVNRQPFPGPGLAIRVLGEVTETRLALVRRADAIVQEEIRTAGLYTELWQAFAVLLPVQSVGVMGDERTYESTCVLRAVTSVDGMTADWARLPYPVLERISTRITNEVRGINRVVLDISSKPPATIEWE
- a CDS encoding enoyl-CoA hydratase/isomerase family protein, with translation MSHDVVLETRGPIGLVTLERPRALNALDLGMIRAIHPQLEAWAREPSVKAVVIRGAGGKAFCAGGDVRAVAASLDAPVPEGQSPLAREYFRGEYALNHRIHHFEKPFIALVDGISMGGGLGLSMHGSHRVVTERLMFAMPETAIGFFPDVGGGWFLPRFPGAMGTYLGLTGTRANAADAMWLGYGTHHVEHSRLEALLEALVSADWNTGTAHEVTTRLLASFATDAGPAPLRAHQAGVDRCFAADRVEDILSALAAEGTEWAEATRATLARMSPTSLKVTLRQLRRCRPLPYDEVVRIEYRLSQTLTVLPDFREGIRAVLVDKDQRPRWNPATLAEVRDADVEACFAPRAEDEFVPSPARP
- a CDS encoding zf-TFIIB domain-containing protein, with the protein product MNCPGCQSTAAEQAFDKLHGGQVLLDVCHACHGVWFDAQESPQLSAAGVLQLFREMHGKRSARTQLLHAMKCPRCREVLSRTHDMVRDNRFQYFRCPSAHGRFITFFQFLREKGIVRNLSARQLTELKKHAQLLQCSDCGGSISLAKDTACPACHAPLCILDPKAVGITLDDAKKAAAVTGAVLAPAVAAQLLMDQLGMEGVFRTLDGQARQVSRTLGNPPPQATPSEGSNGVDIVEAVSDGVDLIDLGIDAFFSVFGGIGDLF
- a CDS encoding S46 family peptidase, translated to MRHLAVVAALVGALPALADEGMWTYNNFPSAAVKSKYGFEPTPQWLDKVRLSSARLAGGCSASFVSANGLVMTNHHCTRGCIEQLSTAQKDYIANGFYAKTLADEIQCPAMEINQLAEITDVTDRLNTATQGRTGKEYSDTLKAEMSKIEKECATSDQVRCDVVTLYQGGKYNLYKYRRFQDVRLVFAPEHAIAFFGGDPDNFEFPRYDLDVSFVRVYQDGKSAPQNHYFKWSKSGVKEGDLTFISGHPGRTSRGLTIAELEYHRDVVLPKTLMFMSEMRGMITEFQKRGPEQKRISNNMLFGVENGVKAQKGRHEALLDKAFFAQKVAAEQELRQKVNASPELKQKYGAAWDEIAKAQEQLKNIRKDYTFIEKNAGFSSQMYSLAMALVRGAEELPKENGQRLREFADSNLPALKAQLFSPAPIYPELEIARLEFSLTKLREELGSDHPFVKKVLGKESPLTLATRVVNGSQLRDVKVRQQLFEGGKKAITESKDPMIALARLVEPDARAIRKNYDENIDSVIRKNSELVAKAKFDVYGTNVYPDATFSLRLSYGSVKGYTEDGKKVAPVTVMGGTFDRHTGEDPFALPKTWLDAKNKIKANTPMNFASTNDIIGGNSGSPVINKDAEIVGLVFDGNIQSLGGEFGFDESVNRAVSVHSEAISESLKTVYGATRLLEELRPTKAPTVKSPPAG